Proteins from one Podospora pseudocomata strain CBS 415.72m chromosome 4, whole genome shotgun sequence genomic window:
- a CDS encoding hypothetical protein (EggNog:ENOG503P5M9; COG:S) produces the protein MSSNCSHFLSALPPLHLLCFSFLLGATLYQSFIMTKISYRALPKSAFRSLQKQAWPFYFRSQSLLVVITAVTIPRDDLVPFEASLMSWVPHAVAFTSAMLNTFIFEPATRKAMVQVTHQETRDGLSCNTTQYDENKVMEGASVSPSSGMMVVKRRFSFSHAMCIHLNLLTLGAVLTYGWTLAARIE, from the exons ATGAGTTCAAACTGCTCTCATTTCCTGTCAGCTTTGCCGCCTCTTCACCTACTGTGTTTCTCCTTTTTGCTTGGGGCAACCCTATACCAAAGCTTCATCATGACCAAGATCAGCTACCGAGCCCTCCCAAAGTCCGCTTTCCGAAGCCTTCAGAAACAGGCCTGGCCGTTTTATTTCCGATCTCAATCATTATTGGTCGTTATCACTGCTGTGACTATCCCGCGAGATGATCTTGTTCCCTTCGAGGCAAGCCTCATGAGCTGGGTTCCCCACGCCGTTGCGTTCACCTCAGCAATGTTGAATACATTCATCTTTGAACCTGCTACACGAAAGGCCATGGTTCAAGTTACTCATCAAG AAACGAGAGATGGGCTTAGCTGCAACACGACACAATACGATGAGAACaaggtgatggagggtgCTAGTGTCAGCCCATCgtcggggatgatggtggtgaagagacGGTTTTCATTCAGCCACGCAATGTGcatccacctcaacctgTTGACACTGGGCGCTGTGTTGACTTATGGTTGGACATTGGCCGCGAGGATCGAGTGA
- a CDS encoding hypothetical protein (COG:S; EggNog:ENOG503P00U), with amino-acid sequence MLLLLSLLSTLGLAAPQLGTSPWGPNVSSTMLRFGCHQLVIDRIDPLVNPGSLPSPHLHQIVGGNAFDISMPHNTDISSLANCTTCSYSEDLSNYWTANLYFRARNGSYKRVPQIPNRLLFGDDFTTKTDGGFVVYYVSGGIGDVTAFRPGFRMLVGDAGRREPQGLRNQTCFRCYTGPDFGGDDKAPCVDDAVDFEGLPNKMCWGIRSNVLYPTCWDGKNLDSPDHKSHVAYPVETGPHTFTGLGTGGQCPESHPVRIPQLMLEIVWDTSLFNDPDEWPEDGSQPFVLSTGDTTGYGQHGDYVFGWKGDSLQRAMDGVCFGANCHVLESQSLEEAKRCSVSSRVGEEVDGWLDTLPGNPDIREKK; translated from the exons atgctcctcctcctatccctcctctcaaccctcggcctcgccGCCCCCCAACTGGGCACCTCCCCCTGGGGTCCAAACGTCTCATCAACCATGCTCCGCTTCGGCTGCCACCAGCTCGTAATCGACCGAATCGACCCCCTCGTCAACCCAGGCTCCCTACCCTCcccacacctccaccaaatcGTGGGCGGCAACGCCTTCGATATCTCCATGCCACACAACACcgacatctcctccctcgccaactgCACCACCTGCTCCTACTCTGAAGACCTCTCAAACTACTGGACCGCCAACCTCTACTTCCGCGCACGAAATGGTTCCTACAAACGTGTCCCCCAAATACCTAACAGGCTATTATTCGGCGATGATTTTACTACCAAAACGGATGGTGGCTTCGTGGTGTACTACGTCAGCGGTGGGATAGGGGACGTGACTGCCTTTCGGCCTGGATTCCggatgttggttggggatgccgggaggagggaacCGCAGGGGTTGAGGAATCAAACTTGCTTCCGGTGTTATACCGGGCCTGactttgggggggatgataaAGCGCCTTGTGTGGATGATGCGGTGGACTTTGAGGGGTTACCCAATAAAATGTGCTGGGGGATTAGGAGTAATGTGCTTTATCCGACTtgttgggatgggaagaatTTGGACAGTCCTGATCATAAGAGCCATGTGGCGTATCCGGTTGAAACCGGGCCGCATACGTTTACTGGGTTGGGGACGGGTGGACAGTGTCCGGAGAGTCATCCTGTTAGGATACCGCAGTTGATGCTTGAG ATTGTGTGGGATACGAGTTTGTTTAATGACCCGGATGAGTGGCCGGAGGATGGGTCGCAGCCTTTTGTTTTGAGCACGGGTGATACTACGGGGTATGGGCAGCATGGGGACTATGTGTTTGGGTGGAAAGGGGATTCTCTGCAACGGGCGATGGACGGGGTGTGCTTTGGGGCTAATTGTCATGTGCTGGAGAGCCAGTctttggaggaggcaaagaGGTGTAGTGTGTCTTCGAgagtgggggaggaggtggatggat GGCTTGATACGCTTCCTGGGAATCCAGATATTCGGGAGAAGAAGTGA
- a CDS encoding hypothetical protein (EggNog:ENOG502I848; COG:S) → MKLSFSLLLPLLVIAQETTLGTGAHFRLTRYSGTGCPEGSSNITISETGEWITITYSQFRTYLGPDYARAERGKTRHVDLAIIAPNVDHFPQEVQRVQHTLADSVYEGYYTQLDDGVTALHHSTYYTHDLGPFNVVATATFDGGETWKAPCKSYSETREIPRSSLEYGRCVQPGARMSVFYAHDQITMSSSNPEARGVLVAGDTADLLYTRRIRVLWRACSP, encoded by the exons ATGAAGCTTTCATTTTCTCTTCTACTTCCTTTGCTCGTGATAGCCCAGGAGACAACCCTGGGAACAGGAGCGCATTTCCGGCTGACAAGATACTCAGGCACTGGCTGCCCGGAAGGCTCGAGCAACATAACAATCTCAGAAACAGGTGAGTGGATCACTATTACCTACAGCCAATTTCGAACCTACCTTGGGCCAGACTATGCTCGAGCGGAGAGGGGCAAGACCCGTCATGTTGATCTCGCTATCATTGCCCCGAACGTCGACCATTTCCCTCAAGAGGTTCAAAGGGTGCAGCACACGCTTGCGGACAGCGTATATGAAGGATACTACACTCAGCTCGATGATGGAGTGACAGCTCTTCACCACAGCACATACTACACCCATGATCTGGGCCCCTTCAACGTGGTCGCGACGGCAACAttcgatggtggtgagacgTGGAAAGCACCTTGCAAATCGTACAGCGAGACCAGAGAGATCCCTCGCAGCTCCCTGGAGTATGGCCGCTGTGTCCAACCAGGTGCTAGAATGTCGGTATTCTATGCCCACGATCAGATCACCATGAGCAGCTCGAATCCAGAAGCCCGTGGCGTTTTGGTTGCGGGCGACACGGCCGACTTGTTGTATACGCGCCGTATCAGAGTCCT ATGGCGAGCGTGTTCTCCGTAA
- a CDS encoding hypothetical protein (EggNog:ENOG503PA95) — MMESEQPIDLEWLADLSKGQSFTTFGQSQSAKTFDFGDDGFTASLSEGNELLQLTRPDPTCGLIFVRGNYPDSAASMLARAQNQQLHEAQSNDTFGTNLVPESPETPSSPWAVSAADRKSQGWVNFRWPYAQYVLFHLDTAKGFNREIGSWDTISFVKNKIFFQIHRLSLGVGSSATSDDHQDDVARVRFKRGGPVRFGCPCSQNDIHRQVDTYTITNNANIVSCRSSNYRTRIEMTFSVNGILQPPTFLNPCDTAADVEWVDMTSEVEVDIRVGEPTYVVSTYAIRTEDGVEHDPSLPADLADYLGVSRGSVNMTDRLFTSLCAANYEAIEAVEFCVIGRGVEQILGVTSIPTSSSHPTSPSFSHELGEKALIGNIMTCQFVDVESAFYQIRLLAKLHRFIDSRDLKRDFLNQYLELEKIRQAYLDKLTAAIQGALAWLFATDLKPGRLLLAVHSEPSNISDGPVFERFKRCAGKRSAFSWDTTYNRGCYATMAAWYAYRACPSAFHTRFISEIIVPRLPVAYHLGMERANRDKQPTPKSNVLQWLHLSSILLLYDELSCAEYDLDIDVDEVRETQERAEKNVSRLKTNQHGGWKAHHDELDRALLLAEEMQLDRLRHSSRSYNLAVSRAKQTRQRIRDRKRTAKFLPGPKPWMAIRGLGNGPWELHSTNHEAYLRVADITNVPSARDRLFEFLLSDYSFMTSWDWADGNMVGRWWDIQPIAMICATLLDLKYEGKLQAAQAKKPVGDDEHPQSLDRRTDTLRSDDLNSSEILPRQPRISGEIVNIEAMLFKLIQSVEESRGSEMAKSFDWISQRPPNPCFPGWYTLPRSPPSSPTTQLPLVTLIPELKAYLPGHGPESSSIQKVVTDTMTSDDDCVALRMICLWDITHGSPLDFSFQVKPVTWTTIPRSTYSSRDRSLKQRLNSRLVDLGIRHRILLFPILTLFNAAGLCYLWHDAAAFHLRDHFGSVSRFTDSKKGPTGWITSINISHWTLRSQAEVKEDPYRERHRQHGNFPPDNIAELGVGIDTKYMVEERSSSIIFTGHPSGRLWVCSIISPTVKWNYLESLISNYTQPLLANFVHQPSTARCLVFLMFLGHLCETLADEYEKLLLQLDGIIEIRDRTLFEGPEDWWGTAEAINKLKKMLWGWDALRIFNDKLSASLTQVQRAHDTMDNIIKQETSYQDAELVQEANTVVDEFRKRHGLLIDVHDKTQLKIKQVTGLRDGISTITNVVDAQTALEDNKTTIQQGNNIRTLTYITIGYLPLGFVTGLYSVQHGTFMNSATDWQFGVMIVLFSLGTWILAYALEKALVRVDWNIIRGRFDLNQLRWAFKWPAKPTRDGGQDQGPSGLA, encoded by the exons ATGATGGAGAGCGAACAACCGATAGACTTGGAATGGCTTGCTGACTTATCCAAAG GTCAATCATTTACAACCTTTGGACAATCCCAATCTGCAAAGACTTTCGATTTCGGAGACGATGGCTTTACTGCTTCTCTGTCAGAAGGGAATGAGCTGCTCCAACTCACTCGGCCAGACCCTACTTGTGGTCTCATTTTCGTCAGAGGAAACTATCCTGACAGCGCAGCCTCCATGCTAGCCCGAGCTCAAAACCAGCAGCTGCATGAGGCTCAGAGCAACGACACCTTTGGAACCAATCTGGTTCCAGAGAGTCCCGAGACGCCATCTTCGCCCTGGGCCGTGAGTGCCGCAGACCGAAAAAGTCAGGGATGGGTCAACTTTCGTTGGCCTTACGCCCAATATGTGCTTTTCCATTTGGATACTGCCAAGGGTTTCAATCGTGAGATTGGAAGCTGGGACACCATATCATTTGTTAAAAACAAAATCTTCTTTCAGATTCACCGTCtgagtttgggggttggcagTTCAGCCACCAGTGATGACCACCAAGATGACGTGGCACGCGTGAGGTTCAAAAGAGGAGGACCAGTTCGATTCGGGTGCCCATGTTCTCAGAATGATATTCATCGACAAGTTGACACATATACCATCACGAACAATGCCAACATTGTGTCCTGCAGAAGCAGCAACTATCGCACAAGAATCGAAATGACATTTTCGGTCAATGGCATactccaacctcccaccttcctcaacccctgCGACACAGCTGCAGACGTTGAATGGGTTGACATGACGAGTGAGGTCGAAGTTGACATTCGAGTCGGAGAGCCCACATATGTTGTGTCAACCTACGCCATACGTActgaggatggggttgagcaCGACCCTTCGCTTCCGGCCGACCTCGCAGACTATCTGGGCGTCAGCCGTGGGTCGGTCAACATGACCGACAGACTCTTCACAAGCCTATGCGCAGCGAACTACGAAGCGATTGAAGCGGTGGAATTTTGCGTCATCGGCAGGGGCGTGGAACAGATACTGGGTGTCACATCAATTCCGACCTCGAGTTCGCATCCCACGAGCCCAAGTTTCTCACATGAACTAGGAGAAAAAGCTCTGATAGGGAATATCATGACATGTCAGTTTGTCGACGTGGAAAGCGCCTT TTATCAAATACGGCTTCTCGCCAAACTGCATAGATTCATTGACTCTAGAGACTTGAAAAGGGATTTCTTGAACCAGTATctggagctggaaaagatCCGGCAGGCCTAccttgacaagctcacaGCTGCCATTCAGGGTGCACTTGCTTGGTTGTTCGCCACAGATCTCAAGCCAGGGAGACTCCTTCTCGCAGTCCACAGTGAGCCCTCCAATATTTCTGACGGCCCAGTTTTTGAACGGTTCAAAAGGTGCGCTGGGAAACGATCCGCCTTCAGCTGGGACACGACATACAACCGGGGCTGCTATGCCACCATGGCCGCCTGGTACGCCTACAGGGCATGTCCTTCTGCATTTCATACAAGGTTCATCAGTGAGATCATCGTCCCCAGGTTACCTGTAGCATACCACCTCGGCATGGAGCGGGCAAACCGCGATAAGCAACCGACTCCCAAAAGCAATGTGCTGCAATGGCTACATCTCAGCTCTATCTTGCTGCTCTATGACGAGCTGAGTTGTGCGGAATACGATCTCGACAttgatgttgacgaggtAAGAGAGACCCAAGAAAGAGCTGAAAAAAATGTCTCGCGTCTCAAAACCAACCAGCACGGTGGATGGAAAGCACATCATGACGAGCTTGACAGGGCTCTCCTCCTGGCCGAGGAGATGCAGCTGGACCGATTGAGGCACAGCAGCCGGTCCTACAATTTAGCGGTTTCTCGAGCCAAACAAACCAGGCAAAGGATCCGCGACCGCAAACGGACGGCAAAATTCTTGCCCGGACCAAAGCCGTGGATGGCTATAAGAGGACTTGGCAACGGGCCATGGGAGCTACACAGCACCAACCACGAAGCATACCTGAGAGTCGCCGATATCACCAACGTCCCATCTGCCCGAGACAGGCTGTTTGAATTTCTGTTGTCGGATTACTCCTTCATGACCTCTTGGGACTGGGCAGATGGCAACATGGTAGGCCGATGGTGGGACATCCAGCCTATCGCGATGATATGCGCCACCTTGCTGGATTTGAAATATGAAG GGAAGCTGCAGGCTGCGCAAGCCAAGAAACCAGTCGGGGATGATGAGCACCCTCAGTCTCTCGACCGCCGAACGGACACACTCAGATCCGACGATCTAAACAGCAGCGAGATTTTGCCACGACAGCCCAGAATATCCGGCGAGATTGTTAACATTGAAGCCATGTTATTCAAGCTTATTCAGTCGGTGGAGGAGTCGCGTGGAAGTGAAATGGCCAAGTCTTTCGACTGGATATCGCAACGACCACCAAACCCTTGCTTTCCT GGCTGGTATACCTTACCTCgttcaccaccttcctcgccaacaacacaacTTCCTCTCGTTACCCTGATACCGGAGCTAAAGGCTTATCTTCCTGGCCATGGGCCCGAATCGTCATCCATTCAAAAAGTAGTGACCGACACGATGACCTCTGATGACGACTGTGTAGCCTTGCGTATGATTTGTTTGTGGGATATCACCCATGGGTCTCCGTTGGATTTCAGCTTCCAAGTCAAACCCGTCACCTGGACGACTATCCCCAGGTCAACCTATTCATCTCGGGACAGATCCTTGAAACAGCGTCTAAACAGTCGT CTCGTCGATCTAGGAATAAGGCACAGAATCCT TCTATTCCCCATACTTACACTTTTTAACGCAGCTGGACTCTGCTATCTCTGGCACGATGCCGCGGCTTTTCACTTGAGAGATCACTTTGGCTCAGTGTCACGGTTCACTGACAGTAAGAAGGGACCCACGGGGTGGATTACAAGCATTAATATCTCGCA CTGGACTCTTCGGTCTCAGGCTGAAGTGAAGGAAGATCCGTATCGTGAACGTCACCGCCAGCACGGCAACTTCCCACCTGACAACATTGCTGAGCTCGGGGTTGGTATTGACACAAAATACATGGTCGAAGAGAGATCATCGTCCATAATCTTTACAGGACATCCTTCTGGTCGTCTGTGGGTCTGCTCGATCATCTCACCAACGGTCAAATGGAATTATCTCGAAAGTCTCATCTCCAATTACACCCAACCACTCCTGGCCAACTTTGTTCATCAGCCATCGACCGCAAGGTGTCTGGTGTTCCTGATGTTCCTAGGACATCTGTGCGAGACGTTGGCGGATGAGTATGAGAAGCTTCTCTTGCAACTCGATGGCATAATCGAAATCAGG GACCGTACGCTGTTTGAAGGCCCCGAAGACTGGTGGGGAACGGCGGAAGCAATCAACAAGCTCAAAAAGATGCTCTGGGGTTGGGACGCACTCAGAATCTTTAACGACAAGCTCTCTGCCTCTTTGACACAAGTCCAGAGGGCACACGACACCATGGATAATATTATCAAGCAA GAGACATCGTATCAAGATGCAGAACTTGTCCAAGAGGCGAATACTGTCGTGGATGAGTTTCGAAAACGACATGGCTTGCTTATTGACGTCCACGACAAGACGCAGTTGAAGATCAAACAGGTCACCGGTCTACGCGACggcatctccaccatcaccaatgtGGTTGACGCCCAAACCGCCTTGGAGGACAACAAGACGACGATACAGCAAGGGAACAACATCAGGACCCTGACCTATATCACGATTGGTTATTTACCGCTTGGATTTGTCACG GGTCTGTATTCTGTACAACATGGCACCTTCATGAACTCGGCCACAGACTGGCAGTTTGGCGTCATGATTGTTTTGTTCTCCCTTGGCACCTGGATACTCGCGTACGCCCTCGAAAAAGCACTTGTGCGCGTCGACTGGAACATCATCAGGGGACGCTTTGACCTGAATCAACTGCGATGGGCGTTCAAGTGGCCCGCCAAACCCACTCGAGATGGCGGCCAGGATCAAGGTCCGTCTGGTCTGGCATGA